The window ACCTACGCCGAGCGGGCCACCGACTGGCGCGGCAACAACAACATCGCCGAGTCGATCTACCAGCAACTGAGGCTGGAGCGCTACCCGGAACCCACCTGGATCGTGGCCACTGCCGGTACCGGCGGCACCTCGGCGACCATCGCCCGCTATGTGCACTACATGCAGTACGACACCCGGATCTGTGTGCCCGACCCGGAGAACTCCTGCTTCTTCGACGGCTGGACCCACCATAACGCCCTCGCCACCAGTGACTGCGGTTCACGCATCGAAGGAATCGGCCGGCCCCGGATGGAACCCAGCTTCGTGCCCGGCGCCATCGACCGGATGATGAAGGTGCCGGACGCGGCCAGTGTCGCCACCGTGCGCGCCCTGGAGCAGGCCATCGGCCGCAAGGCCGGGGGTTCCACCGGCACCGGGTTGTGGAGTGCGTTCAAGCTCGTCGCCGAAATGCTGGAACAGGGCCGTACCGGCAGCGTCGTCACGCTGCTCTGCGACCCGGGCGACCGCTACCTCGACAAGTACTACTCCGACAGCTGGCTCGCCGGACAGGGCCTCGACATCGCCCCGTACGCCGCGACGATCGAGCGCTTCCTGGCCACTGGCATGTGGCCCCGCTGAGCCAGTCCCTCACCCGCGATCCGAGCCTTCAGGCGGGGGTGGCGGCGAGCCGCTCGTCGAGATTGCGCACCGCGTCCCGGAACGCCCGGCCCAGCCCGGCCCGGCCCAGCCGCAGGGTGAACCGGAACGGCGCCGGCCCGTCGGCGGCGAAGGTCCACTGCACCCTCGTGCCCGCCCCGGTCGCGGCCGGGGAGAGCCGCCACTCCTCCAACAGGGCTTGCAGTGCGGGTGCGTTGGTCTCGTCGACCCGGTAGGCGTACCGCTCGCCCGGCTCCTTCGCGAGAACCGTCTCCCGGAACATGGTGCCGCCCTTGAGCCGGACCTCGCGGCCCGCGCCGGCTGCGGTGGGGCGGGCAGCCGTCACTGCGGTGAACCAGGAGGGCCAGCCCTCGACGTCCTCGGCGAGCGCCCGGTACACCGCCTCGGGGGGTGCGGACACCTCGGCGGCGAACACCAGCCGCAGCGGAGCGACCGGGACGAAGTCGAGGTCCACGGAGCGGAGTCGGCGTGCCATGGAACGCACCTCCCGTGCGATCGGCCGCGGACGCACCCCGTCCGCGAGGAGCCACACGATATCTGTCGTACCGTCAGATGTCCGCACCGGTACGTGCCGCAGCTACGGCCGCACCGGGTCGTCCAGGAGGCCGTCCAGCACCCGGCGGAAGATCCGGCGGCCCGCGCCGGAGAGCAGAGCGTCTCCCCAGTGCGGCAGCAGCCGGACGCGCAGCTCCTCCACCCACACCACGTGCGAGCCGCACTCCGCCGGATACACGTCGATCGAGGCCCGGCCCAGCACCAGGGAACCGCGCTTCTCCAGGCGGCAGAGCCCGGCCCGGCCGGCCGCGGGCGGTGCCCAGCGCACCACTTCCATCGGGTCGTCGAACCCCAGCGGGCCCACGCCCGTGCGGGCCACGAAGACGGTCCCGATTCCGGTGGGAAGCCCCGGCGGGACACTGATCCGGGTGAGCGGGAGATGCGCGGCGTGCCGTTCCCAGTCGGTCACCAGGCGCCACGCCTCGGCGGCGGGAAGGGGACTGAATCGCTCGATCCGGAAGACGGCCACGGCACGATTCTAGGACGTGACGGGCACGTCGCGCGCAGAGCGGAACGTGTCGCTCGGCTCTGTGCCGCCAGGGATTACGGGACAGCCCTCAGCTGTCGGACGGCTCGTCCCCGGTGGTCGCACCCGCCACCACCAGGCCCGGCAGGTGCTCCTCGATCTCCTCGCGGGCCTGCGCCGACAGACCGGAATCGGTGACGAGGGTGTCCACCTGCTCCAGCGTGGCGAACGAACTCAGGCCCACCGTTCCCCACTTGGTGTGGTCGGCGACGACCACCACCCGCCGCGCCGAGTGCACGAAGCGCCGGTTGGTCTCGGCCTCCGCCAGATTCGGCGTCGACAGGCCGGCCTCGACCGAGATCCCGTGCACCCCGAGGAACAGCACATCGAAGTGGAGCGAACCGATCGCCTGATCGGCGACCGGCCCGACCAGGGAGTCCGACGGAGTCCGTACCCCACCGGTGAGCACCACCGTGGCGGCCCCGGCCCGCGGTCCACCGGTCGCCGCCGAACGCTGCGCGGTGTGGAACACATCGGCGACCCGTACCGAGTTCGTCACCACCGTCAACTCCGGTACGTCCAGCAGATGCTGGGCAAGCGCATACGTAGTCGTACCACCGGAGAGCGCGATCGCGCTGCCGGGCACGGCCATGGTCGCGGCCACCCGTGCGATGTCCTCCTTGGCGGTCAGCTCCAGCGTCGACTTCACCTCGAAGCCGGGCTCGTGCGTGCTCGCCTCGACGACCGGCACCGCGCCACCGTGGACCTTCTCGATGACACCCTGACGGGCCAGTGCGTCCAGGTCCCGGCGGACGGTCATGTCGGAGACGCTGAGTTTGCGGGTCAGCTCATTGACCCTGACCCCGCCGCGCCTGCGCACCTCGTCGAGGATCAGGGCACGCCGCTGCTCCGCGAGGAGGTTCTGATTCTCGCTCAACGCCGGGTCCGGTCCTTCCCTCTCGCCTGTAGCAGGCTGCCGTCTGTCGGACGGGGTCATCCTGCCACGCAGCTCCGTCCGGCGCCGCACTGGGGAGATTCGGTGAGACAGGTGCCACCGCGGCCGCTGTTCCGCGATTCTGGTGACTGCGCATCAGCACAGCCCCCGGAACGTCGCGAGAGCGAGAGAGCGAGTCACCCACGTGCCCCCTGTCACCCAGGCCCCGCAGAGCACGGGGGCCGCGCTGGAACTGCTTGTCCACGGCGTCGGCGGAGCCACTCCCCAGGACATGCTCGACGATCCGCGTATCGCCCGGGTCACCGGTGACGCGACGGCGGCCATCTACCGTCGCACCGGGGACATCGACGCCGAGCAGTACCCCGAGCGGTACCGGGACGGGCCCATCGAGGAGGCCTACTGCTGGTCCAACCTCACATCCGGCAATGGTTCCCGCGCGCTCTGGCTCCTGCTGCTCCCGTTCATGGTCGTCAACCTGGCCCACTGGATGCGGCCCACCGCCAAGGGCCGCACCCGCGCGGTGCGGCTGTACGGCGTGCTCGTCCGGCTCGTCGCGCTCAGCCTCACCGTGCTGCTCACCGCGGCAGCCTGCGAGGTCGCCCTCGATCTGGTGGCCTGGCAGTGCGCGGGCGTTCCCGACTGCTCGAACCGGCGGTCCTGGCTCGGTTTCCTGTCGACGGCGCAGGGCGGCTGGTGGTCGCAGCCGGGCCGCCGGCTCGCGCTCGCGGCCGTGGTGCCCACCGCGCTGGTGGGACTGCTCTGGTTCTTGTCCAACCGGACCTGGAGCGCGTACGAGTCGCAGCGCCCGCTCACGGGCGCCGGGCCGGACGAAGACGCTCCTGACGAAGACGGTCCCGACGACGGTCCTGCCGCCCTTCCCAGCGGTCGCTCCGGCGGCCCTTCCGTCGGCGGGACCGACGCCACCTCCGCCCCCGTCGTCCGTCCCGCCCTCGGCCGCCCCGGCTTCTGGTACGGCCGGCGGCTCGTCGCCCGGCTGCGGGCCGCGCACACCGCCGCCGGGTTCCTGACCGTGGCGGCCTCCGTCGCGGGCGCCGCCGCCCGGCACGACCGAGCCGTCAGCGGCCCCGTGCCCGACCTCCTCGGCCGGCTGATCGAGGCAACGCTCGTGCTGGGCACCCTCGTTGTGCTCTGGGTGGTCTGCCGTCGTGGCCGCAGCGAGCGGCGGATCGACAACCGGCTCGACCGCGCCGTCATCAGCTGTCTGCCGGGCGCCGCCCTCGCCCTGCTCGTCCTCGCCGTCGTGTACGCCGCCTGGTCCCGCCCCGGCTGGGTCTCCGCGGGCTCGCTCCCCGGAGACGTCACCTTCCGTGTCCTCACCGTCGGCCAGGGCGCTCTCGTGGTCGCCCTCACGGTGGTGGCGCTCGGCCTGTACCGCCGGACGCCCGAGCCACGGACGGTCATGTACGGACTCGGTGGCCCCGCGGTCGCGATGCTCGCCTGTGCCCTCGGCGGCGTCATGTCCGGCGGGGTCGCCCAGCGCGTCGCCGACTGGCTCGACGGCTCCGGCACCCCCGGCATGGGGCGGGCGTCCGTCATCGACGGGCCGCCGGTGCTGCTCAGCTGGCAGGCCTCCGTCATCCCCGTGCTCCTGGTGCTGTTGCTGGTCCCCGCCGCCGTGCTGGGCGTACGCACCTGGCTCGCCGCCCGCGCTCTGGAACCGGAGGTCGACCAGGAGTACGGGCAGAAGGGGCCGGACGCCGCCCGTACCCGGCAGATCGCCAGGACCCGGGCCACGGCCGCGCTGACCGACTCCGCGCCCTGGCTGCTCGGCCTGGTCTCCGGCGCCACCCTGCTGCTCGGAGCGGGGGCCGTCGCCGGCGCGTGGCTGAGCGGAGAGGTGCCGGGGCTGGCGCTGGACGGTGCCGGCCCGTTCATCGAGTCGGTGGCGGAAGCGGCCCAGTCGACCGGATCGTGGATGGTCGGTTTCGGCTTCATACTCTTCGTCACCTGGGGGCGGCGCGCCTACCGCGACGCGTCCGCCCGGCGCACCATCGGCATCCTCTGGGACGTCGGAACGTTCTGGCCGCGCGCCGCTCACCCCTTCGCGCCGCCGTGCTACGCCGAGCGCGCCGTCCCCGACCTGGCGTCCCGGATGTCCGGCTGGACCGGCCGCACCCGCGGCAGGCTCGTCATCTCCGGCCATTCCCAGGGCAGCGTTCTCGCGGCGTCCGCGGTCTGGCAGCTGCCCGCCGAGGCCCGGAAGCGGGTCGCCCTGCTGACCTACGGTTCGCCGATCGAGCGGCTGTACGGGCGCTGGTTCCCGGCCTACTTCGGTCCCGGACCGCTGCACGGACTGCACCGCTCCGTGCGCTGCTGGCGCAATCTGTGGCGGGCCACCGACCCGATCGGCGGCCGGGTCCGGCTCGACGGTGGGTCCGAGCCCGAGGTGGACCGGGGGCCCCTGCGGGACCCGCTGGTCTACGGGCGTACGCCGGAACATCCGCTGCCGGAACCGGTGCTGGGTCACTCGGACTACCAGGCCGACCCGGTCTTCGCCGAGGAGAGGGCCGCGCTGCTCGCCCGGCTCGGCCCGTTCCTGCCCCGCCAGGCCGACGGGGGCTCCGGCGAGGCTCAGGGGAGTTCCGGCAGATCCTCCGGGTAGAGCAGGGTGAGGTCGTCCGTGTTCGGCTCGGCGAGCTGGGCGACCCGGCCCGCATGCCGCTCGACCATCGACTCGAAGGTCTGGCGGGCCGTGCGGCCGTTGCCGAACGCGGGGCCCTTGGGCAGCTCGGTGAAGTACTTCAGCAGTGCGTCCCCGGCGCCTTCGGCCAGGCTGTACTCGTGCTCGTCGGCCTGCTGCTCGACGATCCGCAGCAGCTCGGCGGGCTCGTAGTCGCTGAAGGTGATGGTCCGTGAGAACCGGGACGCCACACCGGGGTTGACGGTGAGGAACCGCTCCATCTCGTGGGTGTAGCCGGCGACGATGACGACCACCGCGTCCCGGTGGTCCTCCATCAGCTTCACGAGCGTGTCGATCGCCTCGCGGCCGAAGTCCCGGCCCGAGTCCTCGGGTGACAGGGCGTACGCCTCGTCGACGAACAGCACGCCACCGCGTGCCCGGTCGAAGGCCTCCTGGGTGCGGATGGCGGTCGAACCGATGTGTTCGCCGACCAGATCGACCCGGGACACCTCGACGAGATGCCCGCGCTCCAGCACGCCCAGTGAGGCGAGGATCTCGCCGTACAGCCGGGCCACGGTGGTCTTGCCGGTGCCGGGGGAGCCGGTGAAGACGAGATGGCGGCGCACCGAAGCTGCTTTGAGCCCGGCCTCCAGACGGCGGCGGCCCACCTCGATCATGTCCGTGAGGCCCCGCACCTCGCGCTTGACGCTGTCCAGGCCCACCAGCGCGTCCAGTTCGCCGAGAACGGCGCCCGACGTACGCACCGGCTCGGCGGGCACGTCGATGACGGAGGGCGCTACCGCACGCTGCGTGGGTACCGCACCGAGCACCCCGGGGGCCGCCTCGGTCGCCGTCAGCACGGTGGGCGGCGGGGGAGGGGGAGTGCGCAGCCCGCTCTCGTCGCTGGTGCAGTCCTCCACGACCGGGCCCACCCCCTGACCGTCGCCGTGCGAGCCGCCTTCGGCGAACTCGTAGCCTCCGCGGGCACACCGCTCCGTGCGGCATCGGGTCAGCGTCGTACGGCAACCGTCCATCACATGGAAGCCGTATCCGTCGCTTCCGGTGACCCGGCAGCTGTGGAACGTGCCGCGGCCCTCGGCCGAGACATAGAAACCGGCCTCGGCGGGCGAGGTGACCGTGCAGCGCTCGATGGTCGGATCGGCGCCCTTGGTGACGATGACGCCGGTCTGCGCCGCGTCTATGGTGCAGTTGTTCAGCGTGCCGCCGCTGCCGTGGTCACGGAACCAGGCACCGGTCGACGCCTCCCGGATCCGGCAGTCGTCGAGCTGCGCGGTGGCTCCGTCGCTCACCGACACCGCCGTGTTGCGGACCTGGGTGAGATCGCTGTCGACGACATCGGCGCGTGAACCCCGGTCGAGGACGAAGATCGCGTCCGGCACGTCGTGGACCCGGCAGGAGTCCAGTATCACGGTTGCCCCGTCGCTCACCCAGACCGCCGGGTAGTCACCCGTACTGTCGTGGATCTCGCACTGGTTGGCGTCGACCCGGGTGCCGGGGTCCCATACGGAGAGGCCGTTGCGGCCGAAGCGGCGCACCGTGGACCGGGTCAGCGTGAGCACCGAACGGGAACGCAGATCCACCGCGTTCTCCGGGATGTCATGGATGTCGCAGTCGGCGAGCGTCAGCACCGCGTCCGTGTCGAGCGTGACCCCGTCCGACGAAGTGCGGTGCACCGTGCAGTCGGTGAGATGGGCGGCGGCGCGGGCCGTCACCTGTATTCCGCTGCCCTTGATCTCGTACACCTCGCAGCCGACCCCCTCCAGGGCGCTGCCCTCACCGGTGACACTCAGCCCCGCGCCCGAGGTGTGATGGATGCGGCAGCGCTCCAGCCGCGGATGCGCACCGTCGCGCACCGAGACCCCGGCCTGTCCGGCAGCGACGATCTCGCACTCCTCGAACACCCCGCCCGCACCGTCGAGTACGGCGATGCCGACCCCGGCGGGGTTGTCGACCGTGCAGCGGCGCACGGTGGGGCGGGCCGCACCGCGCACCTCGATCCCGGCGGCGGACCGCGTCACGATCCGCAGATCCGTCAGTTCCGGAGCACCGTCCTCGATGAGGAGCGCGGGGGCCGCCGAGTCCTGGCCCTCCACATGCAGATCCTGGACGACGGCGGAGGCGCGGAGCGTCAGCGGTACGCCGTCGACCGGCGCGATCCGTACGGAGCCGACTGAGCCCTCCGGGCCGCGGAGCGTCACGGCGCGGTGCAGGACCAGATTTTCCCGGTAGGTGCCCGGCGCGACGGTGAGGACATCACCGTCCGCCGCGGCCTCCAGGGCCGCGGTGAGGGAGGCGTATTCGCCAGTGCGGCGCCGCCACCGCGATGTGCCGGTGTGCGTCACCTGGACCGTGCCCTGTGCCATGGCGCTGCTGTGCCCCCACCTCGTGCGTGTGCGATGCCCTGACCACCGGTCTCTCGGCAGCGGTCATTCCGGGTCCGCCCGCCGAAGAGGCGGGCGGGCCGGTCCACCGTAGCGCGCGCGGAGGGCGGGAGTTGACGCGATCAGCAGCTCGTCAGCTGCCGGTGCCCGTCCTGCCCCAGTCCGGACCGGCCTCCGCCCATGCCCGGTCGAGTTCCGCATACCGCCGTTGCACCATGCGCCATACGACCAGACGCCGCCCGGCCTCGACCAGACCGACGCAGATCAGCGTCACCCCGAACCCGGCCAGTGCCGCATGCGTGCGGGCCGTCGCCGAGTCCATGGGGCGCGGCGCCGGGCGACCCTGCGGATCCGTCCAGATCCGCACCCGGGCGCCAGGGTCCGTGACCCGGGAGGAGGTCACCACCTTGCCCCTGAGGGGTGTGCCGTCCGGGGCCTTCCAGCGCGCCAGCACCGCCGTCTGTGTCGCACGCTCCGAGGGCACCTCGGGGTCGGTGACCAAGTGCCGCGCCCCCGGCGCCAGGCGCACCACGACCGCCGTCGTGGCATGGCGCTGCGTCTGCTGGAACCGCACCGACTGCTGCAGGACGTCGTCGGTGAGCGCCCCGCACAGCCAGCCGAGCGCCGGCGCCGCCAGCACCATCAACAGCATTGCGACCAGAGCTACCCATGCCTCACGCCGGTCGGTGGCGCGGCGCAGGGGATTGTGTCTCCAACGCCAGACTCCCGATACCGCTCGCACAGATCTGCACCCCCTTCCGCATCCGTCATAACCTGATACGGCACAGTTCGCGCGCTGGAGCAGCGAAGAGAGAGCTACTTCACCCTGTCCAACGCGCGGGCGACCCCGGTGAGTTCCCCCTCGACCGGCCCGTGGTGATCAGGTGGTGATGAGACGACCGCCAGCGCCGTGCGCGGCTGCTGACGTGGTGCGACGGCCCGGTCCGCGGCGTCGGAGGGCATCCGGCGGCGGTCGCCGTCGAGTCCCCATGGCTCGACGGCGCGCTGACTGGATGCATGGGCACAGCACGCAGTGCGGGAGGACGCATGCCTGCGTCCTGCCGGTCCCCGGACAGACCCGTGTGCGGCGGGTCGCTCCGGCTCGGTGCGCCTTGCTCCGTCCCTCCGGCTCAGTACCCCCGGCCCTGGTACGGGCGGTTGTACGGGTCCTCGTACGGAGAGGGCGTGGGTGCGGGCCGCGGCGACGCGGGACGCATCGACTCGTACCCGGTACCCGGCGCGGGGCGCTGCTGCTGGGGCTGAGGCGCCTGATAGCCGCCACGCATCCCGGTCGGCTGCTGCGGGATGTACGGCGCCGGGGCGTGCTGCAGATGAGCCGGCTGCATCGGCGCGTAACCCTGCTGCTGCGGGTAGCCGTACGAAGGGTTGGGCTGGGAAGGCGCCGCGGGAAGAGCCGGCAGAGCCGCCGGGAGTGCCGGCAGGTAGCTGTTGTAGCTGTTGCCGCTGTCATAGGCGGCAGGCACTCGGATCGGGGCGATCTGAGGGCTGCCTCGCTCCGCGACCAGGGAGTCGTAGATCGGAGTGTCGGGGAACGACGGTGCGGCGTAGTAGCCGCTGCCGTAGGTGGAGCGGGGGGAGGTCATGGAACATAAGTTAAGCCCACGATGTGCTGGTTGGGGAGCCCGATAAGAGGGTTGGTTTACGGGATGTGAGTGAACCAGGATCCCCAATGCGAGCGAACTTGGGAAAAAAGGGCACCAGAGCGCGTTGGAATCGTGTAAAGGACGAGTTCACGGGGGGTTACCGGCAGATCGCCGGACGGGGTCGGTCATCGCTGTGGGCTCCACGAGGGAGGGCGGATTAGGTTGGCCCGGGAAAGACTTCGGCAGCCGTACTCGCGATGGGGGCGAGCATGACCATGCTTAAAGGAACCAATGTTCCGGTGGCGGCTCAGGCCGTGCGGGTCGAATTGGGGTGGCGTACCGCGCCGGGCGCACCGGACGTGGACGGATCGGCGCTC is drawn from Streptomyces sp. NBC_01717 and contains these coding sequences:
- a CDS encoding DUF6643 family protein, yielding MTSPRSTYGSGYYAAPSFPDTPIYDSLVAERGSPQIAPIRVPAAYDSGNSYNSYLPALPAALPALPAAPSQPNPSYGYPQQQGYAPMQPAHLQHAPAPYIPQQPTGMRGGYQAPQPQQQRPAPGTGYESMRPASPRPAPTPSPYEDPYNRPYQGRGY
- a CDS encoding SRPBCC family protein, producing MARRLRSVDLDFVPVAPLRLVFAAEVSAPPEAVYRALAEDVEGWPSWFTAVTAARPTAAGAGREVRLKGGTMFRETVLAKEPGERYAYRVDETNAPALQALLEEWRLSPAATGAGTRVQWTFAADGPAPFRFTLRLGRAGLGRAFRDAVRNLDERLAATPA
- a CDS encoding Rv1733c family protein, whose product is MRAVSGVWRWRHNPLRRATDRREAWVALVAMLLMVLAAPALGWLCGALTDDVLQQSVRFQQTQRHATTAVVVRLAPGARHLVTDPEVPSERATQTAVLARWKAPDGTPLRGKVVTSSRVTDPGARVRIWTDPQGRPAPRPMDSATARTHAALAGFGVTLICVGLVEAGRRLVVWRMVQRRYAELDRAWAEAGPDWGRTGTGS
- a CDS encoding PLP-dependent cysteine synthase family protein gives rise to the protein MDTNGHRLDGQVVATVDVDRTDHEYRAWLNDAVRKVQADANRSADTHLLRFPLPEAWGIDLYLKDESTHPTGSLKHRLARSLFLYGLCNGWIRPGKPVIEASSGSTAVSEAYFAKLIGVPFIAVMPRTTSPEKCRLIEFHGGQCHFVDDAQKLYEESAELAAESGGHYMDQFTYAERATDWRGNNNIAESIYQQLRLERYPEPTWIVATAGTGGTSATIARYVHYMQYDTRICVPDPENSCFFDGWTHHNALATSDCGSRIEGIGRPRMEPSFVPGAIDRMMKVPDAASVATVRALEQAIGRKAGGSTGTGLWSAFKLVAEMLEQGRTGSVVTLLCDPGDRYLDKYYSDSWLAGQGLDIAPYAATIERFLATGMWPR
- a CDS encoding DeoR/GlpR family DNA-binding transcription regulator, translating into MSENQNLLAEQRRALILDEVRRRGGVRVNELTRKLSVSDMTVRRDLDALARQGVIEKVHGGAVPVVEASTHEPGFEVKSTLELTAKEDIARVAATMAVPGSAIALSGGTTTYALAQHLLDVPELTVVTNSVRVADVFHTAQRSAATGGPRAGAATVVLTGGVRTPSDSLVGPVADQAIGSLHFDVLFLGVHGISVEAGLSTPNLAEAETNRRFVHSARRVVVVADHTKWGTVGLSSFATLEQVDTLVTDSGLSAQAREEIEEHLPGLVVAGATTGDEPSDS
- a CDS encoding SRPBCC family protein; this encodes MAVFRIERFSPLPAAEAWRLVTDWERHAAHLPLTRISVPPGLPTGIGTVFVARTGVGPLGFDDPMEVVRWAPPAAGRAGLCRLEKRGSLVLGRASIDVYPAECGSHVVWVEELRVRLLPHWGDALLSGAGRRIFRRVLDGLLDDPVRP
- a CDS encoding right-handed parallel beta-helix repeat-containing protein, which gives rise to MAQGTVQVTHTGTSRWRRRTGEYASLTAALEAAADGDVLTVAPGTYRENLVLHRAVTLRGPEGSVGSVRIAPVDGVPLTLRASAVVQDLHVEGQDSAAPALLIEDGAPELTDLRIVTRSAAGIEVRGAARPTVRRCTVDNPAGVGIAVLDGAGGVFEECEIVAAGQAGVSVRDGAHPRLERCRIHHTSGAGLSVTGEGSALEGVGCEVYEIKGSGIQVTARAAAHLTDCTVHRTSSDGVTLDTDAVLTLADCDIHDIPENAVDLRSRSVLTLTRSTVRRFGRNGLSVWDPGTRVDANQCEIHDSTGDYPAVWVSDGATVILDSCRVHDVPDAIFVLDRGSRADVVDSDLTQVRNTAVSVSDGATAQLDDCRIREASTGAWFRDHGSGGTLNNCTIDAAQTGVIVTKGADPTIERCTVTSPAEAGFYVSAEGRGTFHSCRVTGSDGYGFHVMDGCRTTLTRCRTERCARGGYEFAEGGSHGDGQGVGPVVEDCTSDESGLRTPPPPPPTVLTATEAAPGVLGAVPTQRAVAPSVIDVPAEPVRTSGAVLGELDALVGLDSVKREVRGLTDMIEVGRRRLEAGLKAASVRRHLVFTGSPGTGKTTVARLYGEILASLGVLERGHLVEVSRVDLVGEHIGSTAIRTQEAFDRARGGVLFVDEAYALSPEDSGRDFGREAIDTLVKLMEDHRDAVVVIVAGYTHEMERFLTVNPGVASRFSRTITFSDYEPAELLRIVEQQADEHEYSLAEGAGDALLKYFTELPKGPAFGNGRTARQTFESMVERHAGRVAQLAEPNTDDLTLLYPEDLPELP